DNA from Pelodiscus sinensis isolate JC-2024 chromosome 1, ASM4963464v1, whole genome shotgun sequence:
AGGTTGGAGGTATATACCTTGTTCAACCTGCCTGCAGTTTATTTACTGGGAGTACTACATACCTCTTTGTTTGAAATAGTTTTATAATGAACTTAGACACAATTACTCACTTTCTTTCCCAATAGAAAAAAAAGACCATAAAAAAGCATTACTTTTTTTGATTTTCTGAAAAGGGACTTTTTTTCATTTACAAAGGAAAACAGGTTTTTTCCTCACTCAAGGTCCATCTAGGTTAAATATTAAAAGtttataattttttatttaatgtaATTATATTACTTTTGTATGAAACATTAAAGGATGAAAATATTCTGTTTCAGCTTCATTTGGCTGAGAAAATGGATAATTTGATGGCAAACATACTTAATTGATGCCAAAGAAACACAAAAGGAGACAGGAAAGAGCCTTTTCTAGTTTGCAGATGGGCGGGTTCTTTAGCACTCAAATCAGACAGTGACTCCTCCCTATAAATAACAGGCATCATACTAGTTCACTTTTCCCCCGTTTTGAAACTTGTTTCACCATATCTGTAACTGTCTAGTTACAGCTCTAGTTGCTTCTGCTCCAGCTAAAAAGGCAAACAGTAGGAGGGTGGAAAGCCCAGCCGGCCTCAGTGTGACCAAATTTATTGGCTTCCAAGGAGCGTAAAGGACTCTCTTGAGCAGCTCTGAAGACAGCTTTGGCAGCTCGTGGCTATAATTAAGAGAATAGTCATATTAAGGTGTGGTTGAGTCTGGTGAACAAAGGAAAATTTTGGTGTACATTAAAGGAAATGTCTCCTCTGATTCCTTCAAACTCAGCAAGAACCAGGTGAGAGCAAGGAGAAGGCACCCAAGAAGCCAGTAACAAAATCTAAGAAACTAGCTGCTAAGCAACTTGCCAGCACTACTAAGAAGCCTAAAAATGCTGTTACCATGAAAAAGCctgaaaaaaagcaaagaaaccaGTGGCTTCCGCAGTCAAAAAGGTGGCCAAGAGGCCAAACAAGTTTAAACCTACCAAGTCCAAGAAGGCAGCTAAGAGCCTGGCTAAAGCTAAGGCGGAGAGGCCCAAAGCTTCCAAGTCTAAGCCAACCAAACCAAAAGCAGGAAAAGCGAAGAAGGCAGTACCCAAGAAGTGAAGCTGTCTCATGCAAACAACCCTAGTAGGTCTTaagagcctccctgcccccaatcccATTCCTGAAGGAGCTGAAACTCAATGGTTTTGAGAGGATTTGGTCTATTTCACTTTCACAACAATGCATTGAACAAGTGTATTAGTTGGAAGCTAATTCAATCTAtctgaaacaatttaaaaaatctgaATGATGGGGCAAGTGCTTTTTATCCCAGTAATGTAAAGGATGAGAATTTGTCATTTACAACTCTCCCTCATTCTAATAATAGCTCATGAATAATGGGTCTGCCCTTCACAACAATAGGATAATTTAAAAAGCCTGCCTTTTACATGGATTGGTTAATGAGGCTTTATTTTGCTTCTCCCCCACGTTTGAAAAGCATGGTAAGTTTTAAGAAGTAGGCAAGATATATTAGAAACTCAACTCTTTTCCCGATACTGTGAGTGGCTCTGAAAAGAGCCTTTGGGTTAATTGAGAATACTGTTATTTTTACTTGCTCTTCGCCTTATGGCTCTCGGTTTTCTTAGGCAGTAGTACAGCCTGGATGTTGGGCAGAACACCACCTTGAGCGATCGTGACTTTCCCCAGCAGTTTGTTGAGCTCCTCATCGTTACGGATGGCGAGTTGTAGGTGACGGGGAATGATCCTGGTTTTCTTGTTGTCTCGTGCTGCGTTACCAGCCAACTCCAAAATTTCAGCGGTCAGATATTcaagcacagcagccatgtacacTGGCGCGCCAGCCCCCACGCGCTCAGCATAATTACCTTTTCGAAGAAGACGATGCACACGGCCTACAGGGAACTGAAGCCCAGCTCGTGAAGAACGAGATTTAGCTTTTGCTCTCACTTTACCTCCCTGCTTTCCTCGACCTGACATTATGCCCCCTGACTACAAAAAGTAATAGGCTTCAAAAAGATCAAGACTAGAATAACACGCCGCCCGAATCCTGCCTTTTTATCCCTTCATTGTGGCACAGACACTGACTCACGATTGGTTGAAAATTTTCATTGTATTTCCAACCAATGGCGATGAGGATTTTATTTTGACCAATTAGGTGCGGAGTCTTTCGTGTGTGACGTTCCTTTATCTAAGGCCCAATAAAAATGTACGACTACaatcatctcatttgcatatgggCCCTATAAATAAGGGGGATGTCCGCCATTGTACTTACGTTGTTTCTGTCTTTTAGAGAAAGCAACAAAACTCAAAATGCCTGAGCCGGCAAAATCCGCTCCAGCACCTAAGAAGGGGTCTAAGAAAGCTGTTACTAAGACCCAGAAGAAGGGAGACAAAAAACGCAGGAAGACGAGAAAGGAAAGTTACTCCATCTACGTGTACAAAGTGCTGAAGCAAGTTCATCCGGACACTGGCATTTCCTCTAAGGCTATGGGCATTATGAATTCCTTTGTGAACGATATTTTCGAGCGTATTGCAGGGGAGGCGTCTCGTTTAGCGCATTACAACAAGCGTTCAACCATCACTTCTCGGGAGATTCAGACTGCTGTGAGACTACTGCTGCCAGGCGAGTTGGCGAAGCATGCTGTGTCTGAGGGCACTAAGGCTGTGACCAAATATACTAGCTCTAAGTAGATTGTTACAGAACATATAACCCAAAGGCTCTTTTAAGAGCCACCCACACTTTCAATAAAAGAGCTCATATCACTTGTCTCTCTTTCCTGAATGCGGTAAGTGTGATCTTAAAAGTTACTGCAAAGGAACATTCTCCCAAAAATCCAGATTATATCCTAATTTATTGAGAAATTTACACTTAATATTGGAAGTCTAAATCCCCGTCTGCAAAATCAAATACTTTGAACAGAAAGTATCAATTCGTACGTGTAGGTATTAGAATAAAACGTAAATCGGCTAGTTTGGTATTTAAAGCACCTTGTCGGGGGGTTTTACTTAAGCAATACCGTGTTGAGATGTATATAGCTTGGTTTTCAGGGAAGTAAAAACTAATGGGTAATAAACTTCTGTATTAAACATCACAACTAAGTTTTCGTTTTTACTAATTCTGGATCAATTGCTTATTTTGTGGGCATGTGAAGGAGAAAGGTCGTAAATTTTCAAGCGGCGAGGAAAGGGTTTaaagagaaaaatcagtcattTAAAATAACGCTTGATTAAATTACTAGGAAAGGAATCGAAGCAATGGGCGCTAGAGGGCGCGCGTGTTCCGCGAAATGAGATGATGGGAGGGCGCGAGCTGCTGAGACTGTATAAGCAGAAAGAAGGCGGGAAGAATTCGTTCTTGCTCTCCCGGTAGAGCGCGGgttcttcaaatattttaaattatccaatggtatttgcctttttccttcaGCCAATCAGGAGGGAGACTTTGGATATAAATGCCGGGTTTTGATGCTGAACGTCTTGTCTGAGAGCAGGGTTTTGTTCTTAGTTAAGGAAGATGGCTAGGACAAAGCAAACGGCTCGCAAATCTACTGGGGGTAAAGCCCCCCGTAAGCAGCTGGCCACTAAAGCTGCTCGGAAGAGCGCGCCTGCCACTGGGGGAGTGAAAAAGCCTCATCGGTATCGCCCCGGTACCGTCGCCCTGCGAGAAATCCGCCGCTACCAGAAATCTACCGAGCTGCTGATCCGCAAGCTgcccttccagcgcctggtgcgAGAAATCGCCCAGGACTTCAAGACCGACTTGCGCTTCCAGAGCTCGGCTGTTATGGCCCTGCAGGAGGCTAGCGAGGCATATTTGGTTGGGCTTTTTGAGGACACCAACTTGTGTGCAATTCACGCAAAGAGAGTCACCATCATGCCTAAGGACATTCAGTTAGCCCGTCGCATCCGTGGGGAGAGAGCTTAAAAGTTTCTAGTAAGCACGTCATGCAACCGTCAAAAATCCAAAGGCTCTTTTAAGAGCCACCAAGTTCACACTGAAAGGTGCTGTATTTCTGCTTGCATTGCTAAAGGTTACAAAAAATGCGATCTACTAAAGAGTAGGCATTCTAGTTGCAAGTTTTATGGGCAGAAAAATGCCTAGTAGTAAACTTGACTTTTATCCATAAATATTGGTTTGTTACTCCAGAAAGGCCTGGTATTTTTTGACATGACGGAAGGAATAATCAAAACTTGCAAGTTGCTTTCGTGACTCCTCATATTTTCGGTGAAAACTTGTGTGTTGGTAAGTGAACTATAACAACGTAACATccacagcattttaaaattttctaGCTTCATAAAGCAAAGAGAAGCTTAAAATGACTACAGTGACCCACTTCTTGTGTCTATTCCTCTTCAAATCATGACTCATTTTCAGTGATATTTTACTCATTTCCCCCGATTCCCATATGCACGCTTAACCCGTATGTGTAAAACATTTCACCCAGACAAATATGACTTGTCTTAAAACAGATCTTCAAAATGGTAATACTTTTCGCTTCTTGGTTTTACATCTGATCAGTTCTATATCAATAACATAATTAACGATGTTAGGTGACTGTCTTCTCCAGCTTTTTATTTCGTTCGAATTTAGCACTTAGAAAAAAAGTATAGCATAAGCAATGTGCGTAATTTATAAGAAATGTATTCCTGGCCCTGTCCTTATGCAAAATGTATGAATTCTAAAATGCAACGGATTTCATGTTAATAATAAAACTATGAttggttttaatatattttaaaccaTTCTGTGCGAATAAGACGGATACAATATCTAAATATTTTCCCTAACATAATTATCGAGAGTTTTTTCCTATTGCTTGTTTCCCTCTAAATTTCAGTATACTCTGTGGGTTTTACAAAATAGTATATTGGTTAAAAACAGAGAATCGGCTCTTTTGATGGATGCTTCAGTGATTCCGGAAAGAGCAATTGTGTTGCCAGTATGTTATTTATTATGTGGATTAAACCATCGAATCCGTCTTGCATGTCCTTCTGCCCTTTCAGAGCACAGCAAATCCACGGCTATGTCTTGCTTTGGAGAGCTCAAGTTTAGCGTAGGTCCAAGAAAGCCATCCCGAATCTCTTCTTAGGAGACCACTCACGAGATACGCTTCATGCCCCCAGGGCGAATCGATACATGGCGCTCAGTTTGCACTCTGCTGTGGTGCCTTGCTGGTCTTTTGCTCCAAtttgaaaatacaaaataatCAAACAGGGGGTACGTGATCGTGCTCCATTAGGCTACCCGTTTTCCCTGAAGTGAGATCTGATGTAGATGGCAATTTTTGGTGTAATTCCCTCCCCCATTTCTGTATTCAGCTCGTTTGAGATTCTCCAAGGCATGCAATAAATGCAAATATAGATTTaagagattcagaggggtagccgaattaacAGGAaactcttaaaaaacaacaaatagaccaatagcaccttaaatactaacaaaacatgtagctggtatgagcgtttgtgggcaaaacgcacttcttcagatgaccggagaaaGCAATGTTTCATTTAGGAGTTCGAGAAtcaggattagggttagggtccAGCATTATAATTTCAATGGAAACTCAGATATCCTCttagggattttttgttttgtttttaggagGGTCATTTAATACATTATTCGTAACAAGAACTGCTGTCAAGTTGCATTTTGTTTTACACGCTCCACACCCCCCTCATTTCCGGTTGATCTTCTCTGAACACAATTTTAGAACGTGGTCACTTGATTCCCAGCATAATTTCCTGCTTCCGTTAGAAGAACAATTAGATATATTCTGTACATTACACCTTTCTTTGTCAAAAAAGGGTAGTATCAAATGATGCCTGTGTCCTATTCGCATTGTTATTTGAGAACATCATGACTTGCCCTAGCTCAAGCAAAGGACTTTTCTTagctcttttgcgcaaattccATGCTTAAACCGATAAATACAGTTTCgtggaagattttttttgaaTAAACCGATATACCCGCAGGAAAGGAGGATCAATTTCTACTGGAGTAACAATCTTTGTTGACCTTTCTTTAATTCTCCTGTGTTTCAGAAATTAGAACGCTGCAGCAAAATCCAACCAATCAGATTTCCTGACACACCAtcttcccacccctgcaatcCGTGTTTTATCGTCGCCATTTTCTAAAGTTTAACTAGAGAGGGTAAATgtgaaaaacaataaaaagtcCAAATCAAAGGTGCTTGACTGTTGTTCTATTGTCTTGACAGTTTTCCCTGTCACTTCTGAATATTTTAATATCCTGTCCCCTCATCACCTTCGAGGATCTGCTGGTTTAGGAGATTTCATTATGTCTTCTGATcactgaaatagtttattttgaataaCATCGTTTTTATTTTTGGAGTGTATGAATACATATAATTGATATGATTAGAGAAATACAGTGATACAAACACATTTATTTCACGATATTTTCTTGTAAATGATACATTCACAGTGGGAAATACATAGCTATAAAACACGGGCAGGCTTTTGGGCACTACTATAGCAGTTGAGAGGTTAACTAAAATGTTACAGGATGAATCACTGCCTGGTAGTTACAGCAAGAGAGATCTTTGTCTGTGCTCAATAGCCTGGAAAACTCTCCTAACTTTGTTGGCCCAATGGGCAGATGGCAGCATAAGCACTGCACTTCCTGGGCTTTATGAACCATTTTCCTTCTGAAGGCTAgcaatatatggagatataccatctcagggtatgtctacactacaaagttaattcgaactaacagccgttagttcgaataaaatttaataggcgctacacatacaaaccgctagttcgaacttaattcaaactagcggagggcttaattcgaaccaggtaaacctcattctatgaggactaacacctagttcgaattaagtagttcgaattaatggctgtgtagccacttaattcaaactagtgggaggctagccctccccagcttgccctggtggtcactctgggctccaccagggaaactcgtctgcccccctcccggccccggagcccttaaaggggcacggtctggctatggtgcccatgccaggtgcaagcctgccagcacccagtcagcagaccctgcacctggcacggcacgagccagccacctgctgccacccagccctccgcctcttcccgggaccaggctggcggctcccagaagcctgcctggggccgcaagaggcgggcgcccgcctggtttagtgcggagatcgtggacctcatccaggtttggggggaagcctcctacgtccacgacctccgcactaggcacaggaaagtggccgtctagggcaggatagctgccagcctggccagccaggagcaggtttgcatgaaaatcaaggtggttgagtgagaccctgagccctgagcttagaacataaaaacataagaatggcagtactgagtcagaccaaaggtccatctagcccagtatcctgtctgccaacagcggccaacactaggtaccctggaggggatggaccgaagacaatgaccaagccatttgtcttgtgccatccatctccagccttccacaaacagaggccagggacaccatttctaccccctggctaatagcactccatggacccaacctccatgactttatctaacttctcttgaaactctgttatagttcttgccttcacaacctcctgcagcaaggagttccacaggttaactatttgctttgtgaagaactttcttttattagtttgaagtctgctacccattcatttcatttggtgtcctctagtccttctattttgggaa
Protein-coding regions in this window:
- the LOC102447009 gene encoding histone H2A.J → MSGRGKQGGKVRAKAKSRSSRAGLQFPVGRVHRLLRKGNYAERVGAGAPVYMAAVLEYLTAEILELAGNAARDNKKTRIIPRHLQLAIRNDEELNKLLGKVTIAQGGVLPNIQAVLLPKKTESHKAKSK
- the LOC102446769 gene encoding histone H2B 8, translated to MPEPAKSAPAPKKGSKKAVTKTQKKGDKKRRKTRKESYSIYVYKVLKQVHPDTGISSKAMGIMNSFVNDIFERIAGEASRLAHYNKRSTITSREIQTAVRLLLPGELAKHAVSEGTKAVTKYTSSK
- the LOC142830366 gene encoding histone H3 → MARTKQTARKSTGGKAPRKQLATKAARKSAPATGGVKKPHRYRPGTVALREIRRYQKSTELLIRKLPFQRLVREIAQDFKTDLRFQSSAVMALQEASEAYLVGLFEDTNLCAIHAKRVTIMPKDIQLARRIRGERA